The following DNA comes from Methanosarcina vacuolata Z-761.
AAGGTATTGAAAGTGTGCTCGAGGCTCTTCCTGGAGTTGTAAGCCAGTATCCTGACCTTATTTACCTTGTACTGGGTGCCACACACCCAATGGTCAAAAAGATTAATGGAGAATCATACAGGCATTATCTTGAGAACAAGGTTTCCGAACTCGGGCTTGAAAACAATGTAGTATTCCACGACAAATTTGTCGAAAAAGAAGAACTCTGTAATTATATCCTTGCCAGTGATATTTACGCATCCCCTTACCTTTCCAGAGAACAGATAGTAAGTGGCGCTCTGACCTATGCAATGGGTATGGGAAAAGCAATAGTATCCACTCCTTACTGGTACGCCCAGGAAATGCTTTCCGAAAATCGTGGGTTGCTTGTAGATTTTGGAGACACTGATGGCTTTAAAAAATCCCTGCTATACTTAATTGAAAATCCAGAAGAGTGTAATGGTATGCGCAAAAAGGCATACGATTTTGGCAGAAAAATGACATGGAAAAATGTAGGTAAAGAATATAATACTGTTTTTGATAAGGCTTTAAAGAATTACAATACCCATCCTGGAATACAAAACAGATTTAATTTCCTTCCGATTCAGCTTCCTGAAATTAAACTTGATCATCTTAAGTTGTTGACCGATGATGTGGGCATTATCCAGCATACCAATTTTGGTATACCGGCTCGCCGTTATGGATACAGTACTGATGACGTAGGCCGAGCTCTTGTTGCACTGACACAGCTGATAGACAGCCAGAAAAAAGCCGAAGAGTTTAGGAGGTTAATTACCACATACATGAGCTTTCTTGAACATGCCCAGACCGACACGGGTCACTTTCATAACTTCATGAGTTATAAAAGGGAATTTTTGGATGAAAAGGGCAGTGAAGACACTTTAGGGCGTGCAATTTACGGACTCGGACATGTGGTGAGCTGCCCTTACCTGTCAAAAAATATACGTACCCTTGCAAATACCCTGATCAGTAAATCCAGGCAGGAAATCAAAAATTTGGGTTCTCCGAGAGCAAAAGCCTATACGATGTGCGGTTTGTATGAGATGCTCAGGGCAGGCGTGGATGCAGATGAATTTGAATCTGTATTCAACTCACGCAGGGATACAGTCAAATCCATAGATTCTCTTGTAGACAAGGATAACTTTGAATCCATATTTATCACCCATGCGGATTCCCTGGTTGATTTATATGAGGCTAACCATAAAGAAGACTGGAACTGGTTTGAGCCCACAGTTACCTACAGTAATGCAAAACTAAGTGAATCCCTTTTACTGGCGTATAATTACACTAAAGACAGAACTTACAGAAAAATTGGCCTTGCTACCCTGGATTTTCTTACTGAGATTCAATGGAGAGGCGACTTTTTTGATCTAGTTGGAAATCACGGTTGGTATTCCTATAATGGAAAAATACCGCTTTTTGACCAGCAGCCTATAGAGGCAGGTTACCTGACTCAGGCTTATATTTCAGCCTATGAGATTGCGCATGAAAGGAAATATCTGGAACTCGCAAAATATTCTTTTGAATATTTTCTAGGCAGAAACCGCTTGCGAACTGTTATGTACGATTACTCAACAGGTGGGGTCTTTGACGGACTTGGCAGCGATGGCATGAACTGTAACCAGGGGGCAGAATCCGTAATTTGCTTCCTTATGGCTTTGAGCTCTTTAAATAAACACACAAATGAACCCATCATTGTGGCGTTCCAGCCCAAAGTAAGTGATGGGGGTCTACAAAAGAAAAAGAGCCTGCTATCAATAAATCAGGAAGAATGAGGGAGATTATTATGTGGAAAGACCAAGGAGAACTATTCCAAAGGTATAAGAAAAATCCTATACTTAATGTTGAAGATTGGCCGTATCAGGCCCATTCAGTGTTTAACCCTGCAGCGGCTATAGTTAATGGTATAACTCTATTAATGGTACGTGTCGAAGACCATCGAGGCTTTTCTCACCTTACAGTAGCAAGGAGTAAGAATGGAATTGATGGCTGGGAAATTGACCGCGAACCAACTTTGTCTCCGGATCCTGTAAACTATCCTGAAGAAATATACGGCATTGAAGACCCGCGCATAACTTACATAGATGAGATAGGAAAATGGGCTGTAGCATATACTGCTTATTCAGATTCAGGCCCCTTACCATCTCTTGCCCTTACTGAAGATTTCCGAAATTTTGAACGAATGGGAGCTATCCTGCCGCCTGAAAATAAAGATGCTGCTATTTTTCCTGTAAGGTTTAAAGACAGATGGGCAATGCTACACAGACCAGTATCTGGTATGGCGGGTGCGAAGGCAAATATCTGGATATCTTTTTCCCCGGATATGAAATACTGGGGAGAACACGAGGTTCTTCTGTATGCTCGGGAAGGTGGATGGTGGGATGCCAACAAGATAGGTCTATCCCCGCAGCCACTCCTCACATCTGATGGATGGTTAATAATGTACCATGGGGTACGCCAGACAACATCTAAAGCAAGTTATCGGCTTGGACTGGCTCTTCTTGATCTCGAAGACCCCAGAAAAGTGCTCCACAGGTCCGAAGGATGGGTTTTCGGACCTCGTGAAATGTATGAACGCAGTGGAGACGTTAATGATGTTGTTTTCCCTTGCGGATGGGTCTTAGTGAATGATGAAATCCGTATTTATTATGGAAGTGCGGATGTATCAGTATCAATGGCCAGTGCAAAATTATGTGATATACTGGAGTATATACATGGGTGCCCTGAGACACAATGCCCTGACGAATACTGCAGATGGTTTGAAGAAAACAGGGGAATTTCAAATGATCCAAAAAAAGGTGATTGTAAATTAAAACTAAATTTGGGGATCTGAGTATTTTGGGGGTATTATTATAAGAATTTCAATGTTATCTCCTCTTTTTATCCCGCCTGCACAAAGGCAAAGGTGCGAAAGACGCAATAGAAGTTGCAAAAAGACAGGAATAAAACTTAGAATAGCCGGTTATATTGCGGATCAGGCCTGTTATGATGGAGCCTTCGGGCTTGATGTGGTTGAAGCCATGGAAAGCGGTACTCAGGTAATTGCAATGAATAGGGCTCAATGCCTGAGCTGATCTTGGATGGAGAAACTAAATTCTTGTCAACAGTGTTGATGAACTTCAGAGGCTGTGCAGAGGGTTGTTTCCATATTCCGCAAAAATGTAGGTAATGTGTAGAAAAACGTTCCTCTGTTGACAGGATAATAGATGATTACATCAATGTGTACGAAACAATTCTGGAGAAATGCAAACGTGAGTCCAAAATGCAAAAATGAGTCAGAAAGGCCCTGGGGGCACTATGAGGTGCTTATGCAGAGGCCAGGATATAAAGTCAAAATCCTTACGGTTTTACCTCATAGTGAAATATCACTTCAACGTCATTCCCACAGAAGCGAGCACTGGCACATAGTCAGTGGAAAGGGAATTGTAACTAAAAATGAAAGTGAAATCAAGGTTCTTGCAGGAGATTCTGTCGATTTTCCGGTAAACGAGGTACATCGTGTAAAAAATATAGACAATGAAAATCTCGTTTTAGTTGAGATAGCGCAGGGAAATTACCTTGGAGAGGATGACATCGTAAGACTTGAGGATAAATACGGGAGGATCTAAAAAAATTTGTATTTATGGGATTGTATTTTGGAAAACCTATATCACAAACTCCATATACATTTCTCTAATTCTATGTTACATTTTCTTAACTGACTCTGGTCCAAAATCTAGTGATTTTTGGACTGAAACACTGAATTTGTAGGAGAAAAACGTTCTTCAATCAAATATATTATTTGTTATCTAAAGACTTCAATCAGGAAGATATGTTCAAAGGATTGTAACCAATTTTAAAAATCTAGTGATTTTTAATTTTATGTTCATCACTAGATTTTACATGAAAGTACATGAGGACATCTTCCTCAAGTACTCTCTTCTTCCTTTTTTTCCATAATCGCGATTATCCCACTAATAATTTTTATGCGTTCATCAACCGAAAAGATTTCAGTCTCAACAATTTTCCTCTTATGAACTTCTCCTTTTTGATATCCTGTTTCATCTTGATACATCTCATCGTTTGTGATAAGGTGCCAAATTATCGTAACTATTTTTCTTGCCAACGCAATAATTGCCTTAGCATACCCAATAGACTTCATTTTCCGGTTAAAAAACTCTTTTAATCTGCTATTTTTCTTTCTTGCTGCTGCCTGAGCTATCTGTGTTAGAATCCACCTTGCTACTTTCGACCCTCTCTTTGTGATTCTCCCTTTGTAGTATTTATCAGCAGATTGATACACATTTGGAACTATTCCAAGCCATGAAGCAAGTTTATCTCCTGAAGGAAAATCTCTTAAATTTCCAATTTCAGAAATTAGAGTTGCTGCACCTATTTCTCCAATACCTGGAATTGACATCAAAATATCGGCTCTTCGTTGTTTTGTGTGGATATCCTCATAATGTCTTCATAAAAACCAATGCGGTCTTGAATTGAAAATCATCTTATCCACAGGAAATGACGAAGAGCCAAAATATCCATTTCACGCTTATGCTTTCCATAAGAATAAATGAAGATTTCTTTTTCCAAAACTTCTATTTCATCGTCAAGGTGCTTTATTAATTTAAGACATATTTGAAGCCTTATTGCTGCACTTTGAGATATTTCTCTATCCAGAGTCTCTCTTATCTGAGAACTTTTTTTACGAACGTTTGGAGAAAGGCTTTCTATAATTTGGTCAACAGTTTTACCTGAAGAGATTCCTGATAGAATTGCTACGCCATTTTTACCAAAAATATCTGCCAGTACATCATGTAAATTAAACATTTCAGATGTAAGAATAGCATGAGCTTCATTTTTTATATCTGTTCTTTTTCTAACAAGTGCTAAACGAAGTCGAATGTATGAACGAAATTCCCTCTGATCTTTTGGGAAAACTCTTGATGGCTGAATCATATTATTAAGTGCAAGTTGTGCAATAACTTCTGAGTCAATTTTATCTGTTTTTTTGTGTGTAAATGCCTTCATATCTCGAGCATTTCCAATTATAACAGGTAGATGCTTTATCAATGAATCATGAATAGGTACCCAAAAGTCACTGGTTGATTCGCATGCAACAACATCACATTCTTCTGATACAACCCAATTTTTAAGAGCTAAAATTCCTTCATCATTCCTATCAAAACGTTGTTGCTGTTTTTCACCCGACTTACTAAGAATAGTAGCAATTAAAAAACGTTTATGGATATCTAAACCACAAGATTTGTTTACAATTCCAATCAACTTAAATCACCCAATTTTTTGGGCAGTGGAATTGCCTAAAAGGCAATTTTGCATCCGTGATCAAAGTCACATTTAAGCCTTCGATGACAATTCACTGATTAGTTTTGGAAAGGTTTTTAAAACCAAATCTAGTACAACCTTCCTGCCCAAGGTAATGATGAAATCAATAGTCAAAAAAGGTAAGGTAAAGGTACTTTCATTTCTTTGTGCCTGTTATTCGAAGAATTTCATGTTTGTTTTGGAACTGAGTCAGGATTGTGGAAAGCTGCTATGCGAAAACAAAAACGGCTGTACTTGATCTCGGCACCTGAAAAATCTCCTTGAATAATTCTTTTTCCTGTGTATCTCAAGCCACTTTTATTCTTTTTATCGACATCTTCAATAGATCCAGCGGCTTCTATGTTTATTCCTTTTTTTCTTTAATCTCTATCTTTAATCTCTACTATCTTCAGTTCTTCTAACAGGCCGTAATCATAAACTTAGATATTTCCGTCATACATCCTGCATCCCTTACAATTTTATCTTCCAATTGATACACTTTAATACTTATACGTGAATTTAAACATAAATTATAACTGAATGGCAAAAGGTCCTGGGGGATTAAAATTTGGGAAAACATTTTGTCATAATTGCCGGAGAAGAAGCAGGCCCTAAATCAAATAAAATGGGCGGGATCTGGAATGTTATTCATGAAGAAGCACAAACCCTTGCTTCTCTTTTCGATTCAGGACAATTGGATACAAAAGAAGATAAAGAGATCCTTGTTGTGGGCCCTTATTATGCTCACAGAGGCGCGGACTGGAATCGAGGATTAAACCGGATTACGGAGATGGAGGAATTTGAATCCCTGAACCCTGGCGAAGAACTCCGGAAAAGCCTTGAATCCCTTGAAAACTCAGGTATCAAGGTATTTACAGGATGCAAGTTCGTGGGGGGAATGAAGATAGGCTATTTGCAGTTTCAAACCTCGGATTTTGGAAAAATACGTTGCATGTATCAGGGAAAGGAGATGAACCTTGAAAGCAAGATCAAATCCGAAGCCTATGAGCACCTTGGGCTTGATTCCCTGAAATATGAAAATATGTCAAACGGGCCTGAGTATACCCATTACCTATGCCTGTCCTATGCGGTTTCCGAACTTGTCAGGCTCCTTCTAAGCACAGCTTCGGAAAATTCCGAAACCACTGGTGCAGCTTCAACTCATAATTTTATTCCCTGCCCAGGCGTCTCTCTGCACTGCCATGAATTTGGGGTATTTTATGCGCCAGCCAGGCTTAAGAAACTTGGAATTCCAGTAAATACTGTTGCAACTCTGCATGCAACTCTACCTGGAAGGACTGCAGGATATAATACTATCCAGAAAAGAAGGAATAATGACAGCACATGGCCTTCAGGCGTGCCTGAAAACCTGGCTGCCCTTGAAGCGCTGGCTGCATATGCCGATACGGTCACTGCAGTAGGAGAATCGACCCGACAGGAAGCCAGGCTCTTTTACGGGATTAACGGAATTGTGATCCGAAACGGAATAACCATAGAATCCGACAAGATAAACTGGGACCTGAAAGAAAGCTCCCTTGAACGGATCCGAAAATTCCTTTCCGAAAATCTGTATAAGTACCACGGAGGGGAAAGGATAGAACCCGAAAAGATAATTCCGATTTTCACAATATCTCGCCTGGAAGTGGAAAATAAAGGATATCCGGACCTTCTCGATTCCCTTGTTGCACTTGAGCACATAATAAAAAACAGCATTCTCGAAGGACATATGCAGGAGGGAATCAGGGTAATCTGTTTCCTTGTTACAGCCGAAGGGTCCAAAACAAACCTTCCGTCAGGATTTCCTGTGAACCTGCCAAAAGAGGTGCTTGTAGGAAACGAACTGAGAATCCAGCAGATGATTGAGAAAAGGGGGCTGGATTTTCCAAAAATGGTACGGGGGAAACGCTCGGTTGCAGCACTTTTATACCCACAGATTCTTTCAAGCTCGGACGGAGGTCTGGGCATGGAAGTTGGAGAATTTATGGCAGGCTGCTGTGCAGGTATCTTTCCCTCGCGTTATGACCCCTTCCTGCTCACCGGGCTTGAAGCCGGAAAAGAAGGAACCCCAAGTGTGGTCAGTAGGGTATGCGGCTTTAGTGATGCCATAAAGACAATTGAGTCCCTTAAAGAAGCGCTTGGTGGAGTGATAGTAGTAGACAATATAGGTCTTTCCTATTACGAAACAGTCCTTGACTACGCCCTGGCAGTCAGTTATTTTACACGGAATTTCATAGAAGATAGGGTAAAATATAAACTTCTCTGCAGGGAAGCCTTCCTCCTTGCAAAAGATATGGACTGGAAAGCTCCTACTGAACAGTATTATGAACTGATAAGCGGGGCTCGGTTCTGCAAACAGGAAAAATGAATATCAGGAAAAATGAATATCAGGAAAAACGAATATCAGGAAAAACGAATATCAGGAAAAACGAATATCAGGAAAAACGAATATCAGGAAAAACGAATATCAGGAAAAACGAATATCAGGAAAAACGAATATCAGGAAAAACGAATATCAGGAAAAACGAATATCAGGAAAAACGAATATCAGGAAAAACGAATATCAGGAAAAACGAATATCAGGAAAAACGAATATCAGGAAAAACGAATATCAGGAAAAACGAATATCAGGAAAAACGAATATCAGGAAAAACGAATATCAGGAAAAACGAATATCAGGAAAAACGAATATCAGGAAAAACGAATATCAGGAAAAACGAATATCAGGAAAAACGAAAAGAAATATGGTGAGGTTTTCCTGAAATGTCAGAAATCAGAAAGCATTACTTTCTTTCCGAGTACTGTATAATTGCCGAAGAAAGAGCTAAAAGGCCTTCGGACTTTGCAGTTGCGGACAAAGACCGCGGGAAAAATGGATCTGAAAACTGCCTTTTTTGCGGAGGAGCCGAGGAAAATACTCCTCTTGCCACTGCTGTCTATAAAAATGGGAAAATCTATTCAGATACCCCTGAAAAAAGGGTACGCAACTGGGATTTCCGCTGCTTTCCGAACCTTTATCCTGCCCTTTCACCTGT
Coding sequences within:
- a CDS encoding phosphomannose isomerase type II C-terminal cupin domain produces the protein MSPKCKNESERPWGHYEVLMQRPGYKVKILTVLPHSEISLQRHSHRSEHWHIVSGKGIVTKNESEIKVLAGDSVDFPVNEVHRVKNIDNENLVLVEIAQGNYLGEDDIVRLEDKYGRI
- a CDS encoding glycosyltransferase family 4 protein; translation: MNKQLRVLFIGTYVPKECGIATFTSDLLNSVLGENNDVHCEVIVLSDPSETYNYPEEVVFQIRRDRIEDYYSAADYINQSGADIVCLQHEFGLFGGDAGDYIFALLSGINKPVITTMHTVIREPDPEYRASTEKLIRYSEKLVVMSQSAVNMLKEVYKAPEDKIELIFHGVPDYPFNNCSKYKKMLNLKGAPLILTFGLLSQNKGIESVLEALPGVVSQYPDLIYLVLGATHPMVKKINGESYRHYLENKVSELGLENNVVFHDKFVEKEELCNYILASDIYASPYLSREQIVSGALTYAMGMGKAIVSTPYWYAQEMLSENRGLLVDFGDTDGFKKSLLYLIENPEECNGMRKKAYDFGRKMTWKNVGKEYNTVFDKALKNYNTHPGIQNRFNFLPIQLPEIKLDHLKLLTDDVGIIQHTNFGIPARRYGYSTDDVGRALVALTQLIDSQKKAEEFRRLITTYMSFLEHAQTDTGHFHNFMSYKREFLDEKGSEDTLGRAIYGLGHVVSCPYLSKNIRTLANTLISKSRQEIKNLGSPRAKAYTMCGLYEMLRAGVDADEFESVFNSRRDTVKSIDSLVDKDNFESIFITHADSLVDLYEANHKEDWNWFEPTVTYSNAKLSESLLLAYNYTKDRTYRKIGLATLDFLTEIQWRGDFFDLVGNHGWYSYNGKIPLFDQQPIEAGYLTQAYISAYEIAHERKYLELAKYSFEYFLGRNRLRTVMYDYSTGGVFDGLGSDGMNCNQGAESVICFLMALSSLNKHTNEPIIVAFQPKVSDGGLQKKKSLLSINQEE
- a CDS encoding glycosyltransferase, giving the protein MGKHFVIIAGEEAGPKSNKMGGIWNVIHEEAQTLASLFDSGQLDTKEDKEILVVGPYYAHRGADWNRGLNRITEMEEFESLNPGEELRKSLESLENSGIKVFTGCKFVGGMKIGYLQFQTSDFGKIRCMYQGKEMNLESKIKSEAYEHLGLDSLKYENMSNGPEYTHYLCLSYAVSELVRLLLSTASENSETTGAASTHNFIPCPGVSLHCHEFGVFYAPARLKKLGIPVNTVATLHATLPGRTAGYNTIQKRRNNDSTWPSGVPENLAALEALAAYADTVTAVGESTRQEARLFYGINGIVIRNGITIESDKINWDLKESSLERIRKFLSENLYKYHGGERIEPEKIIPIFTISRLEVENKGYPDLLDSLVALEHIIKNSILEGHMQEGIRVICFLVTAEGSKTNLPSGFPVNLPKEVLVGNELRIQQMIEKRGLDFPKMVRGKRSVAALLYPQILSSSDGGLGMEVGEFMAGCCAGIFPSRYDPFLLTGLEAGKEGTPSVVSRVCGFSDAIKTIESLKEALGGVIVVDNIGLSYYETVLDYALAVSYFTRNFIEDRVKYKLLCREAFLLAKDMDWKAPTEQYYELISGARFCKQEK
- a CDS encoding glycoside hydrolase family 130 protein, producing the protein MMWKDQGELFQRYKKNPILNVEDWPYQAHSVFNPAAAIVNGITLLMVRVEDHRGFSHLTVARSKNGIDGWEIDREPTLSPDPVNYPEEIYGIEDPRITYIDEIGKWAVAYTAYSDSGPLPSLALTEDFRNFERMGAILPPENKDAAIFPVRFKDRWAMLHRPVSGMAGAKANIWISFSPDMKYWGEHEVLLYAREGGWWDANKIGLSPQPLLTSDGWLIMYHGVRQTTSKASYRLGLALLDLEDPRKVLHRSEGWVFGPREMYERSGDVNDVVFPCGWVLVNDEIRIYYGSADVSVSMASAKLCDILEYIHGCPETQCPDEYCRWFEENRGISNDPKKGDCKLKLNLGI